The proteins below come from a single Streptomyces tubercidicus genomic window:
- a CDS encoding non-ribosomal peptide synthetase — MPYTPRALSATTPPAPGDAEPDGYGPAAGSNRPASFAQQRLWFLAQLPGANAAYNEPLAFVLDGPLERDVLARCLDALTVRHETLRTRLVERSGEVLQCVDPPGAGFALAFDDLTNARDSGAHVAALQEEEAGTAFDLAAGPLGRGRLITLGAERHVLLLTFHHAIYDGQSMNVMMRELGLLYEALLHGGDDPLPPLTMQYADHAQAQREAVLGGALADQESYWRRTLEGAPPVLELPTDRPRPPEQRHEGGRVEFELDAETTAALRALARRHRATLFVAVLTGWAILLSRLSGRTDIVVGSPVANRRGPAAAGLIGFLVNSLALRVDLSGSPTAAEALARARAVVREALTHQDLPFERAVELVNPPRSAAHTPLFQTMFAWQPDRQNILDLPGVRAEPLRIPRAPARFDISLVAVESADRVVGHLDYATSLYDRATAQRWADHLQHLLRDMARHPDRDIAALELMGEEERLHLLRDWDATAAVLEPALSASAAAPTPQSVLAASGLVELFETQVRARPHQTAVVCRDGALDYATLDRRANRLAHALIARSVRPGDVIGLHVTRSRALAVGILGILKAGAAFLPLDPDLPRDRLVGMVQDAACPLVLSDHDAGQRPEQWLSLAATESEGVTGEHPPYDIGHAPDRLAYVIFTSGSTGRPKGVAVEHGSILNLFANWQAHMGSRPGEAGSAWSSIGFDASVHELLLPLTTGGVLHIVSEELRGDPEALMGWMREHGIVQAFLPPAYVKWIDEDPARRLHGLSLRTLLTGVESLTESALHRLTRHLPDLRICFGYGPTEATLYSTAYYRPRPLERQCPIGRPLGNTRLYVLDSRMQPVPPGVVGEVYLGGACLARGYLNRPDLTEERFLPDPFLPGERVYRTGDLARRLPDGQAHYLGRADDQVKLRGFRIEPAEIEAALSALPDVREAVVLVYRDGTGQSRLVAGIGRGAAPERTVHDWRTALGQRLPDYMVPAVFVDLPALPLNPSGKLDRPALIELARAQSSRQVNTASPRDHVEHGLHRIWQEVLLHTNIGIGDNFFEIGGTSLSAIKMAHGVAETFGRSVPVAEIMLRPTIEALGALLREGGAYRAAGNVIEFRGGTEARVVCVHPGGGTAFCYLPLAGFLPETVALHGIQSPGINPGEDPLPSVEAMADAYLELLEPLGTGPLVLTGLSYGGLVAHEMGRRLARRGRTDISVVLLDTQATDDPAARAAITAVDMAEFRDKLVRFNGMYPGIDDAQVERYFRIYNHNRMTARDHLPGSSPARLVLAQAVPDGADTSFHAEVRAFWQQRCTGDFRVEPMDCDHWEMLENSEAARVADIITAELAHHGARPVPADSPVDAFSPRGA, encoded by the coding sequence GTGCCATACACCCCCCGCGCTCTCTCCGCCACCACGCCGCCCGCTCCCGGGGACGCCGAGCCGGACGGCTACGGCCCGGCGGCGGGATCCAACCGGCCGGCCTCCTTCGCCCAGCAGCGCCTGTGGTTCCTGGCCCAACTGCCGGGCGCGAACGCGGCGTACAACGAGCCGCTGGCCTTCGTGCTCGACGGCCCGCTCGAACGGGACGTCCTGGCGCGGTGCCTGGACGCGCTGACCGTGCGGCACGAGACGCTGCGGACCCGTCTGGTCGAGCGGAGCGGGGAGGTGCTCCAGTGCGTCGACCCGCCCGGTGCCGGCTTCGCCCTCGCCTTCGACGACCTCACCAACGCCCGGGACTCCGGCGCACACGTCGCCGCGCTCCAGGAGGAGGAGGCCGGCACCGCCTTCGACCTGGCCGCCGGACCGCTGGGACGCGGCCGCCTGATCACCTTGGGCGCCGAGCGCCATGTGCTGCTGTTGACGTTCCACCACGCCATCTACGACGGCCAGTCGATGAACGTCATGATGAGAGAGCTCGGCCTGCTCTACGAGGCGCTGCTGCACGGCGGCGACGACCCGCTGCCGCCGCTCACGATGCAGTACGCCGACCACGCGCAGGCCCAGCGCGAGGCCGTCCTCGGCGGTGCGCTGGCGGACCAGGAAAGCTACTGGCGTCGCACGCTCGAAGGGGCGCCGCCCGTTCTTGAACTGCCCACCGACCGCCCGCGGCCACCGGAGCAGCGGCACGAGGGCGGGCGGGTCGAGTTCGAGCTCGACGCCGAGACCACGGCCGCCCTGCGCGCCCTGGCCCGCCGGCACAGGGCCACGCTCTTCGTGGCCGTCCTGACCGGATGGGCGATCCTGCTGTCGCGGCTCTCCGGACGTACCGACATCGTTGTCGGCAGCCCGGTCGCCAACCGGCGTGGCCCCGCGGCCGCGGGCCTGATCGGCTTCCTCGTCAACTCCCTCGCCCTGCGCGTCGACCTGTCCGGCTCGCCCACGGCGGCCGAGGCCCTGGCGCGGGCCCGCGCCGTCGTCCGCGAGGCGCTGACACACCAGGACCTCCCCTTCGAACGGGCGGTGGAGCTGGTGAACCCGCCGCGGAGCGCGGCGCACACCCCCCTGTTCCAGACGATGTTCGCCTGGCAGCCGGACCGGCAGAACATCCTGGACCTGCCCGGGGTGCGGGCGGAGCCACTGCGCATACCGCGCGCTCCCGCCAGGTTCGACATCTCGCTGGTGGCGGTCGAGTCCGCGGACCGCGTCGTGGGACACCTGGACTACGCCACGTCGTTGTACGACCGGGCGACGGCGCAGCGCTGGGCGGACCACCTCCAGCACCTGCTGCGTGACATGGCACGTCACCCCGACCGCGATATCGCCGCCCTGGAACTGATGGGCGAGGAGGAACGCCTGCACCTGCTGAGGGACTGGGACGCGACGGCAGCCGTTCTGGAGCCCGCGCTGTCTGCGTCCGCCGCCGCTCCGACTCCGCAGTCCGTCCTGGCGGCGAGCGGACTCGTCGAGCTGTTCGAGACGCAGGTCCGTGCACGTCCCCATCAGACGGCTGTCGTCTGCCGGGACGGTGCCCTGGACTACGCGACGCTCGATCGCCGTGCCAACCGCCTCGCCCACGCACTCATCGCCAGGTCCGTGCGCCCCGGTGACGTGATCGGGCTGCATGTGACGCGCTCTCGCGCACTGGCCGTCGGCATCCTCGGCATCCTCAAGGCGGGTGCCGCCTTTCTCCCGCTCGACCCGGACCTGCCGCGCGACCGGCTCGTCGGCATGGTTCAGGACGCGGCTTGCCCGCTGGTGCTGAGCGATCACGACGCCGGGCAGCGCCCCGAGCAGTGGCTGAGCCTGGCGGCCACCGAGTCGGAGGGGGTGACCGGTGAGCACCCGCCGTACGACATCGGGCACGCGCCGGACCGGCTGGCCTACGTGATCTTCACCTCCGGCTCCACCGGACGGCCCAAGGGCGTCGCGGTCGAGCACGGCAGCATCCTCAACCTCTTCGCCAACTGGCAGGCCCACATGGGCTCCCGGCCCGGCGAGGCCGGTTCCGCCTGGTCCAGCATCGGCTTCGACGCCTCGGTGCACGAACTGCTGCTGCCGCTGACCACCGGCGGCGTACTGCACATCGTCTCCGAGGAGCTGCGCGGCGACCCGGAAGCGCTGATGGGCTGGATGCGCGAGCACGGCATCGTGCAGGCATTCCTGCCGCCCGCGTACGTGAAGTGGATCGACGAGGACCCCGCCCGGCGGCTGCACGGGCTGTCGCTGCGGACCCTGCTCACCGGCGTCGAGTCGCTCACCGAGTCCGCGCTGCATCGGCTGACACGGCATCTGCCGGACCTGAGGATCTGCTTCGGCTACGGTCCCACCGAGGCCACGCTGTACAGCACCGCCTACTACCGGCCCCGCCCGCTGGAGCGGCAGTGCCCGATCGGGCGTCCGCTGGGCAACACCCGCCTGTACGTACTCGATTCCCGCATGCAGCCGGTCCCGCCCGGTGTGGTCGGCGAGGTCTACCTCGGCGGAGCCTGTCTCGCCCGTGGCTACCTCAACCGCCCCGACCTGACCGAGGAACGCTTCCTGCCCGACCCTTTCCTGCCCGGCGAACGCGTCTACCGCACCGGAGACCTGGCCCGGCGCCTGCCGGACGGCCAGGCCCACTACCTCGGGCGCGCCGACGACCAGGTCAAACTGCGTGGGTTCCGGATCGAGCCGGCGGAGATCGAGGCGGCGCTGAGTGCCCTGCCCGACGTCCGCGAGGCCGTCGTCCTGGTCTACCGCGACGGGACCGGGCAGTCCCGGCTGGTCGCCGGAATCGGCCGGGGCGCGGCACCGGAGCGCACCGTCCACGACTGGCGCACCGCCCTGGGGCAACGGCTGCCCGACTACATGGTCCCGGCCGTCTTCGTCGACCTGCCCGCCCTTCCGCTCAACCCCAGCGGCAAGCTCGACCGTCCGGCGCTGATCGAACTCGCCCGCGCCCAGTCCTCCCGGCAGGTCAACACGGCGAGCCCGCGCGACCACGTCGAGCACGGCCTGCACCGGATATGGCAGGAGGTCCTGCTCCACACGAACATCGGCATCGGTGACAACTTCTTCGAGATCGGTGGCACCTCGCTGTCCGCGATCAAAATGGCGCACGGGGTCGCCGAGACGTTCGGCCGGTCCGTCCCCGTGGCCGAGATCATGCTCAGGCCGACCATCGAGGCCCTCGGCGCGCTGCTGCGCGAGGGCGGGGCGTACCGTGCCGCGGGCAACGTCATAGAGTTCCGGGGCGGTACGGAGGCGCGCGTCGTCTGCGTCCACCCGGGCGGCGGCACCGCCTTCTGTTACCTGCCGCTGGCCGGATTCCTGCCCGAGACGGTCGCCCTGCACGGCATCCAGTCCCCGGGCATAAACCCCGGTGAAGACCCCCTGCCCAGCGTCGAGGCGATGGCCGACGCCTATCTGGAGCTGCTGGAGCCCCTGGGCACCGGGCCGTTGGTGCTGACCGGTCTGTCCTACGGCGGGCTCGTCGCCCACGAGATGGGGCGGCGGCTCGCCCGCAGGGGCCGTACCGACATCAGCGTCGTCCTGCTCGATACCCAGGCCACCGACGACCCGGCGGCACGCGCCGCGATCACGGCTGTGGACATGGCGGAGTTCCGCGACAAGCTCGTGAGGTTCAACGGGATGTATCCCGGTATCGACGATGCACAGGTCGAGCGGTACTTCCGCATCTACAACCACAACCGCATGACCGCCCGCGACCATCTCCCGGGCAGTTCTCCGGCGCGACTGGTGCTCGCCCAGGCCGTGCCTGACGGGGCTGATACCTCCTTTCACGCGGAGGTGCGCGCCTTTTGGCAGCAGCGCTGCACGGGTGACTTCCGCGTCGAGCCCATGGACTGCGACCACTGGGAGATGCTGGAGAACTCCGAGGCGGCCCGCGTCGCCGACATCATCACCGCCGAACTCGCCCACCACGGCGCCCGGCCGGTCCCGGCCGACTCGCCCGTCGACGCCTTCTCGCCCCGGGGGGCATGA
- a CDS encoding aldo/keto reductase: protein MRYIKLGTTGLEVSAITLGCMSFGEPDRGGEPWSLGADASRDIIKQALEGGVNFLDTANGYSAGSSEEIVGQAVKDFTRREEVVLSTKVWMRMRPGPNGAGLSRKAIFAELDASLKRLGTDYIDLYQIHRWDYDTPIEETLEALHDAVKSGKVRYIGASSMHAWQFAKALYLADLNGWTRFVSMQDHYNLIHREAEREMLPLCADQGIGVIPWSPLARGRLTRARDTTTARAETDQGGKILYRDEDQAVAERVHEIAGKRGLSPAQVALAWVMRNPTVTSPIVGVTKPAQLADAVAAVDVELDEDEAAYLEEPYQPHEAAYLEESFYKPQPVAGSR, encoded by the coding sequence ATGCGATACATCAAACTCGGAACGACCGGACTGGAAGTCTCCGCCATCACCCTCGGCTGCATGAGCTTCGGCGAGCCGGACCGGGGCGGCGAGCCCTGGTCGCTGGGCGCGGACGCCAGCCGGGACATCATCAAGCAGGCCCTTGAGGGCGGCGTCAACTTCCTCGACACGGCCAATGGGTACAGCGCCGGAAGCAGCGAGGAGATCGTCGGCCAGGCGGTCAAGGACTTCACCCGGCGCGAGGAGGTCGTTCTCTCCACCAAGGTCTGGATGCGGATGCGCCCCGGCCCGAACGGCGCCGGGCTGTCCCGCAAGGCGATCTTCGCCGAGCTCGACGCCTCCCTGAAGCGACTGGGGACCGACTACATCGACCTGTACCAGATCCACCGCTGGGACTACGACACCCCGATCGAGGAAACCCTTGAGGCGCTGCACGACGCGGTCAAGTCCGGGAAGGTCCGCTACATCGGAGCCTCTTCCATGCACGCCTGGCAGTTCGCCAAGGCCCTGTACCTGGCTGACCTGAACGGCTGGACCCGGTTCGTGTCGATGCAGGACCACTACAACCTCATCCACCGAGAAGCAGAGCGGGAGATGCTCCCGCTCTGCGCCGACCAGGGCATCGGCGTGATCCCGTGGAGCCCGCTGGCGCGGGGCAGGCTGACGCGGGCCCGGGACACCACCACGGCACGTGCCGAGACCGACCAGGGCGGCAAGATCCTCTACCGCGACGAGGACCAGGCAGTGGCCGAGCGCGTCCACGAGATCGCGGGCAAGCGGGGTCTGTCCCCGGCCCAGGTCGCCCTGGCCTGGGTCATGCGCAACCCGACGGTGACCTCGCCCATCGTCGGGGTCACCAAGCCGGCCCAGCTGGCCGACGCGGTCGCCGCGGTGGACGTCGAACTCGACGAAGACGAGGCCGCCTACTTGGAGGAGCCCTACCAGCCGCACGAGGCCGCCTACCTGGAGGAATCCTTCTACAAGCCGCAGCCTGTGGCGGGCTCCCGGTAG
- a CDS encoding alpha/beta hydrolase family protein: protein MSEKVRFPSVVGPELAGAIDLPDGEIRGWGIFVHGFTLGKGSPAASRVSKQLAREGIGMLRFDNLGIGDSDGDWGDGSFTVKVQDTIRAAAMMAERGTPADLLVGHSWGGAAVLAAAAEATGVRAVATIGAPVDPSHVERQYDAVVDRVLSEGSHEWFVGGRTLVLKRAFVEDVRRAHLRDRIGELDLPLLVLHSPTDNTVDIDNAGEIFREARHPRSFVSLEGADHLLTARGQAQRAAHIISAWADQYIHGSRPAGETSQVATT, encoded by the coding sequence ATGAGCGAAAAAGTGAGATTCCCGAGCGTCGTCGGCCCCGAACTGGCCGGAGCGATCGACCTGCCGGACGGCGAGATCCGCGGCTGGGGGATCTTCGTGCACGGATTCACGCTCGGCAAGGGCTCGCCGGCCGCCTCGCGCGTCAGCAAGCAGCTGGCACGCGAGGGGATCGGCATGCTGCGCTTCGACAACCTCGGGATCGGGGACTCCGACGGCGACTGGGGGGACGGTTCCTTCACCGTCAAGGTCCAGGACACGATCCGTGCCGCAGCCATGATGGCGGAGCGCGGGACTCCGGCAGACCTGCTGGTGGGGCACTCATGGGGAGGCGCCGCCGTCCTCGCCGCGGCGGCCGAGGCAACCGGCGTCCGCGCGGTCGCCACGATCGGGGCGCCGGTCGATCCCAGCCACGTCGAGCGACAGTATGACGCGGTCGTGGATCGCGTGCTCAGTGAAGGGTCGCACGAGTGGTTCGTCGGCGGGAGGACCCTGGTCCTCAAGCGCGCCTTCGTCGAAGACGTCCGCCGTGCTCACCTGCGGGACCGGATCGGCGAGTTGGACCTGCCGCTACTCGTCCTGCATTCGCCGACCGACAACACCGTCGACATCGACAACGCCGGAGAGATCTTCCGCGAGGCACGACACCCGCGAAGCTTCGTATCACTCGAAGGAGCAGACCATCTCCTGACCGCACGAGGACAAGCACAGCGAGCCGCCCACATCATCAGCGCCTGGGCCGACCAGTACATCCACGGGTCACGGCCCGCAGGAGAGACATCTCAGGTGGCTACCACTTGA
- a CDS encoding FMN-binding glutamate synthase family protein, which yields MRARTIATASATALALVAARDLVQKKHALLRNFPLLGHARYLLETIGPELRQYIVTSNDEERPFSRDQRTWIYASAKGENNYFGFGTDNDVEHMQGHAYLKQRTFAGPLPDAHDPEAPLPSAKVLGGPRGRAKAFRPASVVNISAMSFGSLSGAAITALNKGAALAGTLHNTGEGGLSPYHRNGGDLVLQIGTSYFGCRNEDGSFNIDKLKDVVAGAPVKAIEIKLSQGAKPGLGGMLPGAKVTPEIAEIRGIPLGEDCASPSRHTAFGDVDSMLDFVELLATETGLPVGIKSAVGEMEFWQELATLMARGDRGVDFVTIDGGEGGTGAAPLTFSDSVSLPFRMGFSRVYGAFAERGLTDDLTFIASGKLGLPENAAVAFALGADMINVAREAMLSIGCIQAQKCHTDKCPTGIATQSPWLARGLDPASKATRAAVYLRTLRKELMKVSAAVGVAHPALITATDIEIMNGDYEARTLAGVYGYKDGWGELGPHLAEEITALLTTEQSSDQKPNA from the coding sequence ATGCGCGCCCGGACCATCGCCACGGCCTCCGCAACAGCATTGGCACTGGTGGCCGCTCGTGACCTTGTCCAGAAGAAGCACGCATTGCTCCGGAACTTCCCCCTGCTCGGGCATGCCCGGTACCTGTTGGAGACGATCGGGCCTGAGCTGCGGCAGTACATAGTGACCTCCAACGACGAGGAGCGCCCGTTCAGTCGTGACCAGCGCACCTGGATCTACGCGTCGGCGAAGGGGGAGAACAACTACTTCGGGTTCGGAACCGACAACGACGTCGAGCACATGCAGGGGCACGCGTACCTGAAGCAGCGCACGTTCGCCGGCCCGCTGCCCGACGCGCACGACCCGGAGGCCCCACTGCCCTCGGCCAAGGTGCTGGGCGGGCCGCGCGGGCGGGCCAAGGCGTTCCGGCCGGCGAGTGTGGTGAACATCTCGGCGATGAGCTTCGGATCGCTCTCCGGCGCGGCGATCACGGCGCTCAACAAGGGCGCGGCGCTGGCGGGCACCCTGCACAACACGGGCGAGGGCGGTCTCTCGCCGTACCACCGCAACGGCGGCGACCTCGTCCTTCAGATCGGTACGTCCTACTTCGGGTGCCGCAACGAGGACGGCAGCTTCAACATCGACAAGCTCAAGGACGTGGTCGCCGGTGCCCCGGTCAAGGCGATAGAGATCAAGCTCTCCCAGGGTGCCAAGCCCGGTCTGGGCGGAATGCTGCCGGGCGCGAAGGTGACCCCGGAAATCGCCGAGATCCGCGGCATCCCGCTCGGCGAGGACTGCGCCTCCCCGTCGCGGCACACCGCGTTCGGCGACGTCGACTCGATGCTCGACTTCGTCGAACTGCTCGCCACCGAGACCGGCCTGCCGGTCGGGATCAAGAGCGCGGTGGGCGAGATGGAGTTCTGGCAGGAGCTGGCCACGCTGATGGCGCGTGGTGACCGTGGTGTCGACTTCGTGACCATCGACGGCGGCGAGGGCGGCACCGGCGCGGCGCCGCTCACCTTCTCCGACTCGGTGTCGCTGCCCTTCCGGATGGGCTTCTCCCGGGTCTACGGCGCCTTCGCCGAGCGGGGGCTGACCGACGACCTGACGTTCATCGCCTCCGGCAAGCTCGGCCTGCCCGAGAACGCCGCGGTCGCCTTCGCTCTGGGTGCCGACATGATCAACGTGGCCCGTGAGGCGATGCTGTCGATCGGCTGCATCCAGGCGCAGAAGTGCCACACCGACAAGTGCCCCACCGGCATCGCCACCCAGAGCCCGTGGCTGGCCCGCGGCCTCGACCCGGCCTCGAAGGCCACCAGGGCCGCCGTCTACCTGCGCACCCTCCGCAAGGAGCTGATGAAGGTCTCGGCGGCCGTCGGCGTCGCCCACCCGGCGCTCATCACGGCCACGGACATCGAGATCATGAACGGCGACTACGAGGCCCGCACGCTGGCAGGCGTCTACGGCTACAAGGACGGCTGGGGCGAACTCGGCCCGCACCTCGCCGAGGAGATCACCGCACTGCTCACCACCGAGCAGTCCTCCGACCAGAAGCCGAACGCCTGA
- a CDS encoding TetR/AcrR family transcriptional regulator C-terminal domain-containing protein, which produces MGTSRAEVVDAALEVLDHQGLDMVTMRAVADRLGVQHNTVRWHVDNKHRLLVLMSDAVLAGLDVDALPDPWEDRVQALARWCRRAILARRDAARLLAGLATTEPNTYRFADTMIQTLLDAGFSHRTAAWANWTIFYLVLGITQEQQAHSAEVPECMTEFNDPAYPALSAAASHAAAGTYEERFEFALNMQVVALRAELDRKADLLT; this is translated from the coding sequence ATGGGCACCAGCCGGGCAGAAGTCGTCGACGCGGCGCTGGAAGTACTCGACCATCAGGGCCTGGACATGGTGACCATGCGTGCCGTCGCGGACCGGCTGGGGGTGCAGCACAACACCGTGCGCTGGCACGTGGACAACAAGCACCGCCTGCTCGTGCTGATGTCGGACGCCGTCCTCGCGGGCCTGGACGTCGACGCCCTGCCCGACCCGTGGGAGGACCGGGTCCAGGCCCTGGCGCGCTGGTGCCGGAGAGCGATCCTTGCCCGTCGCGATGCGGCCCGTCTGCTCGCCGGGCTCGCCACCACCGAGCCGAACACCTACCGGTTCGCCGACACGATGATCCAGACCCTGCTCGACGCCGGCTTCTCGCATCGCACGGCGGCCTGGGCGAACTGGACCATCTTCTATCTGGTCCTGGGCATCACCCAGGAACAGCAGGCGCACTCCGCCGAGGTGCCCGAGTGCATGACGGAATTCAACGACCCCGCGTACCCGGCACTGAGTGCGGCCGCTTCGCACGCCGCCGCCGGCACCTACGAGGAGCGCTTCGAGTTCGCACTGAACATGCAAGTGGTCGCACTCCGGGCGGAGTTGGACCGGAAGGCCGACCTTCTGACCTGA
- a CDS encoding alpha/beta hydrolase translates to MFLDPEFLPVYEVLPALDVFADVPGARAAASAASGDGRSDSAVDVKDRVVPANGHPLSLRLSTPASRGVGSLPPTYIMAAGVDPARDEALEFAARLGVAGNSVEVHLVPGVPHMFDVLAPAARVTCRAVSAWTAAFADGIGATCERGHG, encoded by the coding sequence GTGTTCCTGGATCCTGAGTTCCTCCCCGTCTACGAGGTGTTGCCCGCGCTCGACGTGTTCGCCGACGTACCCGGCGCGCGCGCTGCCGCGAGCGCGGCCAGTGGTGACGGCAGGTCGGACAGTGCGGTCGACGTCAAGGACCGTGTCGTTCCCGCGAACGGGCACCCATTGAGCCTGCGGCTCTCCACCCCGGCCTCAAGGGGTGTGGGCTCCCTGCCGCCCACGTACATCATGGCCGCCGGGGTCGATCCGGCACGGGACGAAGCGCTGGAGTTCGCCGCCCGGCTGGGCGTGGCGGGAAATTCCGTCGAGGTTCACCTCGTACCCGGAGTGCCGCACATGTTCGATGTCCTGGCCCCCGCCGCACGCGTGACCTGTCGCGCCGTCTCCGCCTGGACGGCGGCGTTCGCCGACGGCATCGGAGCCACCTGCGAGCGCGGACATGGCTGA
- a CDS encoding PDR/VanB family oxidoreductase — protein sequence MSEGTKAVHEMLVRVRQVRWEAAGVVSVEFSSPDGRQLPSWRPGAHVELALPTGIVRQYSLCGSPQDRSSYRIGVLRERAGRGGSEYVHTFLRPGQPVRLRGPLDNFGFRREKGYLLIAGGIGITPVLAMAKQAAAWGLPWQLLYGGRTADSMAFLDELRAHGDNVRLYPKDRAGRIPLDEWLEKPRSGTAIYACGPEPLLTAVEERAAHWAPGSVRLERFRPRPKPTRPDTEVEVVCARSNRTVVVPAGRSILGALEAEGLPVTGSCREGVCGTCRTRVIDGEPDHRDDILTAEDRAAGDHMYICVSRARGERLVLDA from the coding sequence ATGTCCGAAGGGACCAAGGCCGTGCACGAGATGCTGGTGAGGGTGCGCCAGGTGCGCTGGGAGGCCGCCGGTGTGGTCTCCGTCGAGTTCTCGTCCCCCGATGGGCGACAGCTGCCGTCCTGGCGGCCCGGCGCCCATGTCGAACTCGCGCTGCCGACGGGGATCGTACGGCAATACTCGTTGTGCGGGTCCCCGCAGGACCGGTCCTCGTACCGCATCGGGGTGCTGCGCGAGCGAGCGGGCCGGGGCGGATCGGAGTACGTGCACACCTTCCTCCGGCCGGGACAGCCCGTACGGCTGCGCGGGCCGCTGGATAACTTCGGATTCAGGCGGGAGAAGGGCTATCTGCTCATCGCGGGTGGCATCGGCATCACTCCCGTCCTGGCGATGGCAAAGCAGGCAGCAGCTTGGGGCCTGCCGTGGCAGCTCCTCTACGGAGGCCGCACCGCCGATTCGATGGCCTTCCTCGATGAACTGCGCGCCCATGGGGACAACGTGCGGCTCTACCCGAAGGACAGGGCGGGCCGGATACCGCTCGACGAGTGGCTGGAGAAGCCACGTTCCGGGACCGCCATTTACGCGTGCGGCCCGGAGCCGCTGCTGACCGCGGTCGAGGAGCGGGCCGCGCACTGGGCTCCCGGCTCGGTGCGCCTGGAGCGCTTCAGGCCGCGTCCGAAGCCGACCCGGCCCGACACCGAAGTCGAGGTCGTGTGCGCGCGGTCGAACCGTACGGTCGTCGTCCCCGCAGGCAGGAGCATCCTCGGCGCGCTGGAGGCCGAGGGCCTTCCCGTGACCGGCTCTTGTCGCGAGGGCGTCTGCGGCACCTGCCGGACCCGGGTCATCGACGGTGAACCCGACCACCGGGACGACATCCTCACCGCCGAGGACCGCGCTGCCGGCGACCACATGTACATCTGCGTGTCCCGGGCGCGCGGCGAACGTCTCGTCCTCGACGCGTAG
- a CDS encoding MSMEG_1061 family FMN-dependent PPOX-type flavoprotein translates to MSRHEDSRTTPSTRTAADDYRPIAMDRVREIIGHPSPFIAAKKESQLGEFTTRFIAHSTFFCLATADDAGHLDISPKGDPPGAVRVLDPWTLALPDRPGNKLADTFENLTRNPAVGLVFLVPGLREVVRVNGDAFISDDPELLNMLSVDGKPAVLATVVRVREVFSQCGKAVIRSRLWEGDPRQLAEAVLLGGDFYTMHVAENAAKMADSLGDQLGELTTLAENQYRHHLY, encoded by the coding sequence ATGAGCCGCCACGAGGACTCCCGTACCACTCCGTCTACCCGTACCGCCGCCGACGACTACCGCCCCATCGCCATGGACCGGGTGCGGGAGATCATCGGACACCCGTCGCCGTTCATCGCGGCCAAGAAGGAGTCCCAACTCGGCGAATTCACCACCAGGTTCATCGCGCACAGTACGTTCTTCTGTCTCGCCACGGCGGACGACGCAGGCCACCTCGACATCAGCCCCAAGGGCGATCCGCCGGGGGCCGTGCGCGTGCTGGACCCGTGGACGCTGGCGCTTCCGGACCGGCCGGGCAACAAGCTCGCGGACACCTTCGAAAACCTCACCCGCAACCCCGCGGTGGGGCTGGTGTTCCTCGTGCCCGGACTTCGGGAGGTCGTACGCGTGAATGGTGACGCGTTCATCAGCGACGACCCGGAGCTGCTGAACATGCTGAGCGTCGACGGAAAACCCGCTGTGCTGGCGACCGTCGTACGCGTGCGGGAGGTCTTCTCGCAGTGCGGAAAGGCGGTGATCCGCTCACGACTGTGGGAGGGCGACCCACGCCAACTGGCCGAAGCAGTCCTGCTGGGCGGCGACTTCTACACGATGCACGTGGCGGAGAACGCCGCCAAGATGGCCGACAGCCTCGGCGACCAGCTCGGGGAACTCACCACCCTCGCCGAGAACCAGTACCGGCACCACCTGTACTGA